Proteins found in one Channa argus isolate prfri chromosome 7, Channa argus male v1.0, whole genome shotgun sequence genomic segment:
- the wdtc1 gene encoding WD and tetratricopeptide repeats protein 1 isoform X1: MFCGEAMTTVNITRDILQRQIRDKTSSGFQRFYHVTDPFIKRLGLEAELQGHTGCVNCLEWNERGDLLASGSDDQHAIIWDPFRHKKLTTMHTGHAANIFSVKFLPHSGDRILITGAADTKVHVHDLTVKETIHMFSDHTNRVKRIATAPMWPNTFWSAAEDGIVRQYDLRESSKRSEVLIDLTEFCGQLVEAKCLAVNPRDNNYLAVGANGPFVRLYDIRMIHNYRKSMSQGTSAAVHTFCERQKPIPDGAGQYYVAGHLPVKLPDYNNRLRVLVATYVTFSPDGTELLVNMGGEQVYLFDLTFKQRPYTFLLPKKTSTGEVQNGKTNGVSNGIHLPNSHIRLAGTKICSRYSTELPPHLEKIKQQANDAFARQHWTQAIQLYSLGIHQASSNAMLYGNRAAAYMKRKWDGDHYDALRDCLKALTLNPGHLKAHFRLARCLFELKYVPEALECLDDFKGKFPEQAHSSACDALDKDIKAALFTKTESEDKKSNSSIRFHSFSRKESIPEDELVLRERSFDYKHRYCGHCNTTTDIKEANFFGSKGQYIVSGSDDGSFFIWEKETTNLVRILQGDESIVNCLQPHPSYCFLATSGIDPVVRLWNPRPETESENGRVVEDMEGAAQANQRRMNADPLEVMLLNMGYRITGLRGVGPEGSDDEDSSEGQVQCRPS, encoded by the exons ATGTTTTGTGGCGAGGCGATGACGACTGTCAACATCACCAGAGATATTCTGCAGAGGCAGATAAGG GACAAGACGTCATCAGGCTTCCAAAGGTTCTATCATGTGACTGACCCCTTCATCAAGAGACTTGGACTGGAAGCAGAGCTTCAG GGCCACACTGGCTGTGTGAACTGTTTGGAGTGGAATGAACGAGGAGA tCTACTGGCCTCTGGCTCAGATGATCAACATGCCATCATCTGGGATCCATTCAGACACAAGAAGCTTACAACTATGCACACAGGACATGcagcaaatatattttctgtaaaG TTCCTTCCTCACTCTGGGGACAGAATTTTGATAACAGGTGCAGCTGACACTAAAGTCCATGTCCATGACCTGACTGTGAAGGAAACCATCCATATGTTTTCTGATCATACCAACAGAGTTAAACGCATTGCCACAGCACCCATGTGGCCCAATACCTTCTGGAGTGCTGCAGAGGATGGCATTGTTAG ACAATATGACTTGCGGGAGAGCAGTAAACGTTCAGAGGTGCTTATTGATCTGACAGAGTTTTGTGGTCAGCTGGTTGAGGCTAAGTGTCTAGCTGTCAACCCACGGGACAACAACTACCTAGCAGTGGGAGCCAATGGTCCTTTTGTACGCCTCTATGACATCAGGATGATTCACAACTACCG GAAATCTATGAGTCAGGGCACATCAGCAGCTGTTCACACATTCTGTGAAAGGCAAAAGCCCATCCCAGACGGAGCAGGGCAGTATTACGTTGCAG GGCACCTGCCAGTGAAACTCCCAGACTACAATAACCGCCTAAGGGTCCTGGTGGCCACCTATGTCACCTTCAGCCCAGATGGCACAGAGCTGCTTGTTAACATGGGTGGGGAACAG GTGTATTTGTTTGACTTGACATTTAAACAGAGGCCATACACCTTTTTGCttccaaaaaaaacatcaacag GTGAAGTGCAGAATGGAAAGACCAATGGCGTCTCCAATGGAATTCACTTGCCAAATAGCCATATTCGCTTAGCAGGAACCAAGATATGCTCAAGGTA TTCCACTGAGCTCCCTCCTCACTTGGAGAAGATAAAGCAACAAGCAAATGATGCATTTGCACGGCAGCATTGGACACAGGCCATCCAACTATACAGTTTAGGCATACATCAGGCCAGCTCCAATGCCATGCTTTATGGGAACCGGGCTGCAGCCTACATGAAACGTAAATG GGATGGAGACCATTATGACGCTCTCAGGGACTGTCTGAAGGCTCTTACACTTAACCCTGGTCATCTGAAAGCACATTTTAGACTGGCACGGTGTTTGTTTGAGCTTAAATATGTACCTGAAGCACTGGAGTGTTTGGATGATTTCAAAGGAAAGTTTCCAGAGCAGGCACACAGTAGTGCCTGTGATGCATTGGATAAAGATATTAAGGCTGCACTATTTACCAAGACAGAATCAG AAGATAAGAAGTCCAACAGCTCCATACGATTCCATTCATTCAGTCGGAAGGAGTCCATCCCTGAAGATGAGTTGGTTCTGCGGGAGCGCAGCTTTGACTACAAGCACAGATATTGTGGTCACTGCAACACTACCACTGATATCAAAGaagccaacttttttggaag CAAAGGCCAGTATATTGTCAGTGGCTCAGATGATGGTTCCTTCTTCATCTGGGAAAAGGAGACAACTAACCTGGTGAGAATCTTGCAAGGGGATGAGTCCATTGTCAACTGCCTGCAGCCCCACCCTAGCTACTGCTTCCTGGCTACTAGTGGTATTGATCCTGTGGTTCGATTGTGGAACCCCAGACCAGAG acagagagtgagaatggGAGAGTGGTGGAGGACATGGAGGGTGCTGCCCAAGCGAACCAGCGGCGTATGAACGCTGATCCTCTGGAGGTTATGCTGCTCAACATGGGATATCGCATCACAGGCCTGCGTGGTGTTGGCCCAGAAGGTTCAGATGATGAAGACAGCTCAGAAGGACAAGTACAATGTCGGCCAAGCTAA
- the wdtc1 gene encoding WD and tetratricopeptide repeats protein 1 isoform X2 — protein sequence MFCGEAMTTVNITRDILQRQIRDKTSSGFQRFYHVTDPFIKRLGLEAELQGHTGCVNCLEWNERGDLLASGSDDQHAIIWDPFRHKKLTTMHTGHAANIFSVKFLPHSGDRILITGAADTKVHVHDLTVKETIHMFSDHTNRVKRIATAPMWPNTFWSAAEDGIVRQYDLRESSKRSEVLIDLTEFCGQLVEAKCLAVNPRDNNYLAVGANGPFVRLYDIRMIHNYRKSMSQGTSAAVHTFCERQKPIPDGAGQYYVAGHLPVKLPDYNNRLRVLVATYVTFSPDGTELLVNMGGEQVYLFDLTFKQRPYTFLLPKKTSTGEVQNGKTNGVSNGIHLPNSHIRLAGTKICSSSTELPPHLEKIKQQANDAFARQHWTQAIQLYSLGIHQASSNAMLYGNRAAAYMKRKWDGDHYDALRDCLKALTLNPGHLKAHFRLARCLFELKYVPEALECLDDFKGKFPEQAHSSACDALDKDIKAALFTKTESEDKKSNSSIRFHSFSRKESIPEDELVLRERSFDYKHRYCGHCNTTTDIKEANFFGSKGQYIVSGSDDGSFFIWEKETTNLVRILQGDESIVNCLQPHPSYCFLATSGIDPVVRLWNPRPETESENGRVVEDMEGAAQANQRRMNADPLEVMLLNMGYRITGLRGVGPEGSDDEDSSEGQVQCRPS from the exons ATGTTTTGTGGCGAGGCGATGACGACTGTCAACATCACCAGAGATATTCTGCAGAGGCAGATAAGG GACAAGACGTCATCAGGCTTCCAAAGGTTCTATCATGTGACTGACCCCTTCATCAAGAGACTTGGACTGGAAGCAGAGCTTCAG GGCCACACTGGCTGTGTGAACTGTTTGGAGTGGAATGAACGAGGAGA tCTACTGGCCTCTGGCTCAGATGATCAACATGCCATCATCTGGGATCCATTCAGACACAAGAAGCTTACAACTATGCACACAGGACATGcagcaaatatattttctgtaaaG TTCCTTCCTCACTCTGGGGACAGAATTTTGATAACAGGTGCAGCTGACACTAAAGTCCATGTCCATGACCTGACTGTGAAGGAAACCATCCATATGTTTTCTGATCATACCAACAGAGTTAAACGCATTGCCACAGCACCCATGTGGCCCAATACCTTCTGGAGTGCTGCAGAGGATGGCATTGTTAG ACAATATGACTTGCGGGAGAGCAGTAAACGTTCAGAGGTGCTTATTGATCTGACAGAGTTTTGTGGTCAGCTGGTTGAGGCTAAGTGTCTAGCTGTCAACCCACGGGACAACAACTACCTAGCAGTGGGAGCCAATGGTCCTTTTGTACGCCTCTATGACATCAGGATGATTCACAACTACCG GAAATCTATGAGTCAGGGCACATCAGCAGCTGTTCACACATTCTGTGAAAGGCAAAAGCCCATCCCAGACGGAGCAGGGCAGTATTACGTTGCAG GGCACCTGCCAGTGAAACTCCCAGACTACAATAACCGCCTAAGGGTCCTGGTGGCCACCTATGTCACCTTCAGCCCAGATGGCACAGAGCTGCTTGTTAACATGGGTGGGGAACAG GTGTATTTGTTTGACTTGACATTTAAACAGAGGCCATACACCTTTTTGCttccaaaaaaaacatcaacag GTGAAGTGCAGAATGGAAAGACCAATGGCGTCTCCAATGGAATTCACTTGCCAAATAGCCATATTCGCTTAGCAGGAACCAAGATATGCTCAAG TTCCACTGAGCTCCCTCCTCACTTGGAGAAGATAAAGCAACAAGCAAATGATGCATTTGCACGGCAGCATTGGACACAGGCCATCCAACTATACAGTTTAGGCATACATCAGGCCAGCTCCAATGCCATGCTTTATGGGAACCGGGCTGCAGCCTACATGAAACGTAAATG GGATGGAGACCATTATGACGCTCTCAGGGACTGTCTGAAGGCTCTTACACTTAACCCTGGTCATCTGAAAGCACATTTTAGACTGGCACGGTGTTTGTTTGAGCTTAAATATGTACCTGAAGCACTGGAGTGTTTGGATGATTTCAAAGGAAAGTTTCCAGAGCAGGCACACAGTAGTGCCTGTGATGCATTGGATAAAGATATTAAGGCTGCACTATTTACCAAGACAGAATCAG AAGATAAGAAGTCCAACAGCTCCATACGATTCCATTCATTCAGTCGGAAGGAGTCCATCCCTGAAGATGAGTTGGTTCTGCGGGAGCGCAGCTTTGACTACAAGCACAGATATTGTGGTCACTGCAACACTACCACTGATATCAAAGaagccaacttttttggaag CAAAGGCCAGTATATTGTCAGTGGCTCAGATGATGGTTCCTTCTTCATCTGGGAAAAGGAGACAACTAACCTGGTGAGAATCTTGCAAGGGGATGAGTCCATTGTCAACTGCCTGCAGCCCCACCCTAGCTACTGCTTCCTGGCTACTAGTGGTATTGATCCTGTGGTTCGATTGTGGAACCCCAGACCAGAG acagagagtgagaatggGAGAGTGGTGGAGGACATGGAGGGTGCTGCCCAAGCGAACCAGCGGCGTATGAACGCTGATCCTCTGGAGGTTATGCTGCTCAACATGGGATATCGCATCACAGGCCTGCGTGGTGTTGGCCCAGAAGGTTCAGATGATGAAGACAGCTCAGAAGGACAAGTACAATGTCGGCCAAGCTAA
- the wdtc1 gene encoding WD and tetratricopeptide repeats protein 1 isoform X3, which translates to MFCGEAMTTVNITRDILQRQIRDKTSSGFQRFYHVTDPFIKRLGLEAELQGHTGCVNCLEWNERGDLLASGSDDQHAIIWDPFRHKKLTTMHTGHAANIFSVKFLPHSGDRILITGAADTKVHVHDLTVKETIHMFSDHTNRVKRIATAPMWPNTFWSAAEDGIVRQYDLRESSKRSEVLIDLTEFCGQLVEAKCLAVNPRDNNYLAVGANGPFVRLYDIRMIHNYRKSMSQGTSAAVHTFCERQKPIPDGAGQYYVAGHLPVKLPDYNNRLRVLVATYVTFSPDGTELLVNMGGEQVYLFDLTFKQRPYTFLLPKKTSTGEVQNGKTNGVSNGIHLPNSHIRLAGTKICSRYSTELPPHLEKIKQQANDAFARQHWTQAIQLYSLGIHQASSNAMLYGNRAAAYMKRKWDGDHYDALRDCLKALTLNPGHLKAHFRLARCLFELKYVPEALECLDDFKGKFPEQAHSSACDALDKDIKAALFTKTESDKKSNSSIRFHSFSRKESIPEDELVLRERSFDYKHRYCGHCNTTTDIKEANFFGSKGQYIVSGSDDGSFFIWEKETTNLVRILQGDESIVNCLQPHPSYCFLATSGIDPVVRLWNPRPETESENGRVVEDMEGAAQANQRRMNADPLEVMLLNMGYRITGLRGVGPEGSDDEDSSEGQVQCRPS; encoded by the exons ATGTTTTGTGGCGAGGCGATGACGACTGTCAACATCACCAGAGATATTCTGCAGAGGCAGATAAGG GACAAGACGTCATCAGGCTTCCAAAGGTTCTATCATGTGACTGACCCCTTCATCAAGAGACTTGGACTGGAAGCAGAGCTTCAG GGCCACACTGGCTGTGTGAACTGTTTGGAGTGGAATGAACGAGGAGA tCTACTGGCCTCTGGCTCAGATGATCAACATGCCATCATCTGGGATCCATTCAGACACAAGAAGCTTACAACTATGCACACAGGACATGcagcaaatatattttctgtaaaG TTCCTTCCTCACTCTGGGGACAGAATTTTGATAACAGGTGCAGCTGACACTAAAGTCCATGTCCATGACCTGACTGTGAAGGAAACCATCCATATGTTTTCTGATCATACCAACAGAGTTAAACGCATTGCCACAGCACCCATGTGGCCCAATACCTTCTGGAGTGCTGCAGAGGATGGCATTGTTAG ACAATATGACTTGCGGGAGAGCAGTAAACGTTCAGAGGTGCTTATTGATCTGACAGAGTTTTGTGGTCAGCTGGTTGAGGCTAAGTGTCTAGCTGTCAACCCACGGGACAACAACTACCTAGCAGTGGGAGCCAATGGTCCTTTTGTACGCCTCTATGACATCAGGATGATTCACAACTACCG GAAATCTATGAGTCAGGGCACATCAGCAGCTGTTCACACATTCTGTGAAAGGCAAAAGCCCATCCCAGACGGAGCAGGGCAGTATTACGTTGCAG GGCACCTGCCAGTGAAACTCCCAGACTACAATAACCGCCTAAGGGTCCTGGTGGCCACCTATGTCACCTTCAGCCCAGATGGCACAGAGCTGCTTGTTAACATGGGTGGGGAACAG GTGTATTTGTTTGACTTGACATTTAAACAGAGGCCATACACCTTTTTGCttccaaaaaaaacatcaacag GTGAAGTGCAGAATGGAAAGACCAATGGCGTCTCCAATGGAATTCACTTGCCAAATAGCCATATTCGCTTAGCAGGAACCAAGATATGCTCAAGGTA TTCCACTGAGCTCCCTCCTCACTTGGAGAAGATAAAGCAACAAGCAAATGATGCATTTGCACGGCAGCATTGGACACAGGCCATCCAACTATACAGTTTAGGCATACATCAGGCCAGCTCCAATGCCATGCTTTATGGGAACCGGGCTGCAGCCTACATGAAACGTAAATG GGATGGAGACCATTATGACGCTCTCAGGGACTGTCTGAAGGCTCTTACACTTAACCCTGGTCATCTGAAAGCACATTTTAGACTGGCACGGTGTTTGTTTGAGCTTAAATATGTACCTGAAGCACTGGAGTGTTTGGATGATTTCAAAGGAAAGTTTCCAGAGCAGGCACACAGTAGTGCCTGTGATGCATTGGATAAAGATATTAAGGCTGCACTATTTACCAAGACAGAATCAG ATAAGAAGTCCAACAGCTCCATACGATTCCATTCATTCAGTCGGAAGGAGTCCATCCCTGAAGATGAGTTGGTTCTGCGGGAGCGCAGCTTTGACTACAAGCACAGATATTGTGGTCACTGCAACACTACCACTGATATCAAAGaagccaacttttttggaag CAAAGGCCAGTATATTGTCAGTGGCTCAGATGATGGTTCCTTCTTCATCTGGGAAAAGGAGACAACTAACCTGGTGAGAATCTTGCAAGGGGATGAGTCCATTGTCAACTGCCTGCAGCCCCACCCTAGCTACTGCTTCCTGGCTACTAGTGGTATTGATCCTGTGGTTCGATTGTGGAACCCCAGACCAGAG acagagagtgagaatggGAGAGTGGTGGAGGACATGGAGGGTGCTGCCCAAGCGAACCAGCGGCGTATGAACGCTGATCCTCTGGAGGTTATGCTGCTCAACATGGGATATCGCATCACAGGCCTGCGTGGTGTTGGCCCAGAAGGTTCAGATGATGAAGACAGCTCAGAAGGACAAGTACAATGTCGGCCAAGCTAA